A section of the Chryseobacterium scophthalmum genome encodes:
- a CDS encoding ATP-grasp domain-containing protein — MYFLVQANVYLDPDHYKIFDALEELNIDYHVINIPPNSEKIDFETDRKDVFVYGSVTIARLAKQNTNWFPGSFYGGNHLYEAYSKYYGENLLNHKVSVHKISEELIWKKDEIKFIKPYNEAKIFTGKVFSETEWKDFVFEALENQSNRITEDSLVQISEAKLTIKEARLWIVGGQIIDAGYYKFNDNAPFEENVSEDGLNFANKMIQIFNLEEAFVMDICLTNEGWKIVEINCINSSGFYPNTNVKSIIKALNIYFSN, encoded by the coding sequence ATGTATTTTTTAGTTCAGGCTAATGTGTATTTAGACCCAGACCATTACAAAATTTTTGATGCTTTGGAAGAATTAAATATTGATTATCATGTAATTAATATTCCTCCAAACTCAGAGAAAATAGATTTCGAAACAGACAGAAAAGATGTTTTCGTTTACGGTTCGGTAACAATTGCAAGATTGGCAAAACAAAATACCAATTGGTTTCCCGGTTCTTTTTACGGAGGCAATCATTTGTATGAAGCGTATTCCAAATATTATGGTGAAAACCTTTTGAATCACAAAGTTTCCGTTCATAAAATTTCAGAAGAATTGATTTGGAAAAAAGATGAAATTAAATTCATCAAACCTTACAATGAAGCTAAAATTTTCACAGGAAAAGTTTTCAGTGAAACAGAATGGAAAGATTTTGTTTTTGAAGCATTGGAAAATCAATCCAACAGAATTACAGAAGATTCTTTGGTTCAGATTTCTGAAGCGAAACTAACAATAAAAGAAGCTCGACTTTGGATTGTTGGCGGACAGATTATCGATGCAGGATATTATAAATTTAATGATAATGCGCCTTTCGAAGAAAACGTGTCAGAAGATGGATTAAATTTCGCCAATAAAATGATTCAAATTTTTAATCTTGAAGAAGCTTTTGTAATGGATATTTGTTTAACCAATGAAGGTTGGAAGATTGTTGAAATAAATTGTATCAACAGTTCCGGATTTTATCCAAATACGAACGTGAAAAGTATTATCAAAGCATTGAATATTTACTTTTCCAATTAA
- a CDS encoding ATP-grasp domain-containing protein: MKTILIINGEKYWKDYFAGFNVVQKKVQTSEFIVKDAELYVIDADGVCKPDVIFWRLGAINPEAKHRNILELIEYSGVPCVNSASTLLMGYDRLSMLNRLKKLGLPVIDFNVATNTAQLKNLETQFPFVVKVGNHHGGYGKSLVSTEEQWEELKDLLFIHQDYVTTEKFINYKYDIRYLAINDKVWAMKRKGKYWKANSLTQEYQIIEPEIEWIEKVKLLRDNIEADIIAIDVLETENGEKVILEYNDIPGLSGFPEDAKLELANIVKSK, encoded by the coding sequence ATGAAAACAATTTTAATCATTAACGGAGAAAAATACTGGAAAGATTATTTTGCAGGATTTAATGTGGTTCAGAAAAAAGTTCAGACCTCAGAATTTATTGTAAAAGATGCTGAATTGTATGTAATCGATGCAGATGGAGTTTGTAAACCTGACGTGATTTTTTGGAGATTGGGAGCTATAAATCCAGAAGCAAAACACAGAAATATTTTGGAATTAATTGAATATTCAGGAGTTCCTTGTGTGAATTCAGCTTCAACATTATTAATGGGTTACGATAGATTATCAATGTTAAATAGATTAAAAAAACTTGGACTACCTGTTATTGATTTTAATGTAGCAACCAATACAGCTCAACTGAAAAATCTCGAAACTCAATTTCCTTTTGTGGTTAAAGTTGGAAATCATCACGGTGGATACGGGAAAAGTTTGGTTTCGACCGAAGAACAATGGGAAGAGCTGAAAGATTTGCTGTTTATTCATCAGGATTATGTGACGACAGAGAAATTTATTAACTATAAATATGATATTCGTTATCTGGCTATAAATGATAAAGTTTGGGCAATGAAAAGAAAAGGCAAATATTGGAAAGCTAATTCATTAACTCAGGAATATCAAATCATCGAGCCTGAAATAGAATGGATAGAAAAAGTAAAGCTGTTACGGGATAACATTGAAGCAGATATCATTGCGATTGATGTTCTTGAAACAGAAAACGGAGAAAAAGTGATTTTAGAATACAACGATATTCCGGGGCTTTCAGGATTTCCTGAAGATGCAAAACTGGAATTAGCAAATATTGTAAAAAGCAAATAA
- a CDS encoding ribonuclease H-like YkuK family protein, whose product METQQQTWQNMTGKIFQHSITQLVEEAIIREQANGYRLKVCVGSDSHVYGDAINYATAVVFIREGKGAFTFIRKEREIQNISIKERMLNEVNKSVEIAYAICSILETYDVEMEVHADINTDPDFKSNVALKDAMGYILGMGYIFKAKPYAFASSNCADMMV is encoded by the coding sequence ATGGAAACGCAACAACAAACATGGCAAAACATGACAGGAAAAATTTTCCAACATTCTATCACACAGCTGGTAGAAGAAGCCATCATTCGCGAACAGGCAAATGGATATCGACTGAAAGTTTGTGTGGGTTCAGATTCCCACGTTTACGGTGATGCCATTAATTATGCTACGGCAGTTGTCTTTATTCGTGAGGGAAAAGGAGCGTTTACCTTTATCAGAAAAGAAAGAGAAATACAGAATATCAGTATCAAAGAGCGAATGTTGAATGAGGTCAACAAATCCGTAGAAATCGCCTATGCCATTTGCTCAATTCTGGAAACTTATGATGTGGAAATGGAGGTACACGCAGACATTAACACCGACCCGGATTTTAAATCCAATGTCGCTTTGAAAGATGCAATGGGATATATCCTTGGAATGGGTTATATATTTAAAGCAAAACCTTACGCATTTGCAAGTTCAAATTGTGCTGATATGATGGTTTAA
- a CDS encoding tetratricopeptide repeat protein — translation MNKQKFIDKFLRALVVLAIIKIIAIFAELFQKTFWSVIGNLVIFIVVLVIIFFVVIALENKEKSGNSSGKKGGGGNFYLENSLFDRIRNKYEELAEKYIAEKDYTRAAKVYMNLLNDNYRGAKTLEDGGLYNEAAVIYLKKLKNKSEAASCFEKAKQYQKSIELHKELEQKEKVGDLYIQINDTKNANSYYQMVVDDYVSNDQMVKASLIYRKKMDVPEEAQKILLQGWEENKDAFNCLNNYFVNINTIEDLNHTIQNLYLKTPADKKLIYLEAMKHEFKKDSKLQETTRNIAYEIIAENIENHSSIINELKHFNPKDDVILKDISRYRTGRNKMFRN, via the coding sequence ATGAATAAGCAGAAGTTTATCGATAAGTTTCTGAGAGCGCTTGTCGTATTGGCAATTATTAAAATCATTGCGATTTTTGCTGAGCTTTTTCAGAAAACATTTTGGAGCGTCATTGGAAATTTGGTTATTTTCATCGTTGTTTTGGTAATTATATTTTTTGTAGTCATTGCTTTGGAAAATAAAGAAAAATCTGGAAATTCTTCAGGAAAAAAAGGCGGTGGCGGAAATTTTTATCTCGAAAATTCACTGTTCGACAGAATCAGAAACAAGTACGAAGAATTAGCAGAAAAATACATTGCAGAAAAAGATTATACAAGAGCCGCAAAAGTCTATATGAATTTGCTGAATGACAATTATCGTGGCGCAAAAACGCTTGAAGATGGTGGTTTGTACAACGAAGCTGCTGTGATTTACCTTAAGAAATTAAAAAATAAATCGGAGGCTGCATCGTGTTTTGAAAAAGCAAAACAATATCAAAAATCGATTGAACTGCATAAAGAGCTCGAGCAAAAAGAAAAAGTGGGTGATCTTTATATACAAATTAACGATACCAAAAATGCGAATTCTTATTACCAAATGGTTGTTGATGATTATGTAAGCAACGATCAGATGGTGAAAGCTTCTCTTATTTACCGAAAAAAAATGGATGTTCCGGAAGAAGCTCAGAAAATTCTTTTACAAGGTTGGGAAGAAAATAAAGATGCTTTTAATTGCTTGAATAACTATTTTGTAAATATCAATACTATTGAAGACCTGAATCATACAATTCAAAATTTATACCTCAAAACTCCTGCTGATAAGAAATTAATTTATTTGGAAGCGATGAAACATGAGTTTAAAAAAGATTCGAAACTACAGGAAACAACAAGGAATATCGCTTACGAAATCATTGCCGAAAATATAGAAAATCATTCTTCCATCATCAATGAACTGAAGCATTTCAATCCAAAAGATGACGTGATTTTAAAAGATATTTCGAGATACAGAACAGGGAGAAATAAAATGTTTAGAAATTGA
- a CDS encoding APC family permease — protein sequence MELRIKPFPKNNYPKKGLLIKGSSPLTWLHEMEILGIDLNEVRSFPIPSNEPNILYGCFLIFKNLAPSEIGKNSYFQSIEDRFFIPENTAFYPKLNPEDWQNINADLLVMHPDFGLVKLNEEIDWISLIDHPKRSEDKIRKPSNGVTIPQEIKSFMVEMDDDQVMEALQKPQTEEEWMKNLPFDMKKVMAGNKKEIEKYLKYIEKYPERAVELGVPLDIMGTSRGDVFDKFKFGNWFQNFFGGSDNSSGENSGSGNYRWIFFVFIILIVVARIGFQLTKDETEEHVNSGKVQQQNKIGKILAFKSGITDIDIKIDSIYRKRRGKLMSDFHEATKEFHEKSMTDVEKDVEKYRIDEGKTKDSLKTIYNKKIVKVITENTEKLQNKITDSLKKEGNGIPADKGVVKMVLNKKQILMADSLGKRYGTIEPPVSKMDENSQAYLEGNKGESNDSEKVSASEIFWLIVLMAGVVGFYSFIFKKKKIHFGGENVPVGIKIFLMVVLIALLSYIFYPIIEMFGYNWFVWILIICVALLLYRLFREDKTILKSDENE from the coding sequence ATGGAACTGAGAATTAAACCTTTTCCGAAAAACAATTATCCTAAAAAAGGACTTTTAATTAAAGGTTCTTCACCATTGACCTGGCTGCATGAAATGGAAATTTTAGGAATTGATTTAAATGAAGTTCGGTCATTTCCAATTCCTTCCAACGAACCGAATATTTTGTACGGATGTTTTTTGATTTTTAAAAACCTTGCACCTTCTGAAATTGGCAAGAATTCTTATTTTCAAAGTATTGAAGACAGGTTTTTCATCCCTGAAAACACTGCTTTTTATCCTAAGCTTAATCCTGAAGACTGGCAAAATATCAATGCTGATCTTCTGGTGATGCATCCCGATTTCGGTTTGGTAAAATTGAATGAAGAAATCGATTGGATCTCATTAATTGATCACCCTAAACGATCAGAAGATAAGATTCGAAAACCATCAAACGGAGTAACAATTCCCCAAGAAATTAAAAGTTTTATGGTTGAAATGGATGATGACCAAGTGATGGAGGCGCTTCAAAAACCACAGACTGAAGAAGAGTGGATGAAAAACCTGCCTTTTGATATGAAAAAAGTAATGGCAGGAAATAAAAAGGAAATCGAAAAATATTTAAAATATATTGAAAAATATCCTGAAAGAGCTGTAGAATTGGGAGTTCCGTTAGATATTATGGGAACTTCCAGAGGAGATGTTTTTGATAAATTCAAATTTGGAAACTGGTTTCAAAACTTTTTTGGTGGAAGTGATAATTCTTCAGGTGAAAACTCAGGTTCTGGGAATTACCGCTGGATCTTTTTTGTTTTCATCATTTTAATTGTAGTTGCGAGAATCGGGTTTCAGTTGACTAAGGATGAGACCGAGGAACATGTGAATTCCGGGAAAGTTCAACAGCAAAACAAGATCGGAAAAATTCTAGCTTTCAAATCTGGGATTACTGATATCGATATAAAAATTGATTCTATTTACAGAAAGCGAAGAGGGAAATTGATGAGCGATTTTCATGAAGCAACGAAAGAATTTCACGAAAAATCAATGACTGATGTGGAAAAAGATGTTGAAAAATATAGAATTGATGAAGGAAAAACAAAAGATTCTCTCAAAACGATCTATAATAAAAAAATAGTAAAAGTAATTACAGAAAATACAGAAAAACTGCAAAATAAAATCACAGATTCTCTCAAAAAAGAAGGAAACGGAATACCTGCCGATAAAGGTGTCGTGAAAATGGTACTTAATAAAAAACAGATCTTGATGGCTGACTCTTTAGGGAAACGCTACGGAACTATTGAGCCGCCAGTTTCTAAGATGGATGAAAATTCGCAGGCTTATCTTGAGGGAAACAAAGGCGAATCAAATGATTCTGAAAAAGTTTCGGCATCAGAAATTTTTTGGCTGATTGTTTTAATGGCGGGTGTTGTAGGATTTTATTCATTTATTTTTAAAAAGAAAAAAATACATTTCGGTGGCGAAAATGTTCCCGTAGGAATCAAGATTTTTCTCATGGTTGTTCTGATTGCTTTGTTGAGCTATATTTTTTATCCAATCATCGAAATGTTTGGCTATAATTGGTTTGTCTGGATATTGATTATTTGTGTAGCTCTTCTTTTGTACAGACTTTTTCGCGAAGATAAAACCATTTTAAAATCTGATGAAAATGAATAA